AGATCCCGAGAAATAATTATTGGAAAGGTCTATCATGTACTGATGGGGACCCATTGGGATTTGAGGCAATGGACCGCTAAAATTATTGAAACTAAGGTCGACAAGAGGGAAAATATCAGGACCACCAGGTAGATACGGAATCTGGCCAGAAATTTGGTTTCTAGAGAGATTTACATGTTTGAATTGGGTTGACAGTCCCCAAAACCACCTAGGAATGACGTCTGAAATTCTTGAATTTGAGATGTCTAGGTATTCTAGATGTTTTTGAGAACGAAGCCACAAGGGAAAAGATGGCCCTATTTGCCATGATCCTAAATCCAAATAAAGAATTTGGAAAGGAGGAACCCAGTTAGGATTGACTCTTAAAACCAATGAGTTACCCGATCCATAAAAATACTTCAATTTGGTATGATTAGCAAAATGTTTATCGGAAACAACACCCTCCAACAAATTGTTGAAAATGGAGACCCTTTCCAAATTTGCAAGCTGTCCCAAAGAAATGGAAATAGGACCAGAGATTGAATTGTCATGCAAACAaagttcttttaaatttttaagttgccAATAAGGGATTGGAATAGGACCAGAGATTAAATTATTAGACAGATTAagtattgttaaatttttaaaatgtccaACTTGATCGGACAGTTGACCAGAAAGTTGGCAACTAGCCAAGTCCAAAGATTCCAGTCTAGGAGAAGAGCATCCCGATAAAATCTCTAAGATGCGAGATATGTCTTGATTCAATCTCATACCTGACAGATAGATTGACCTCAACTTACAAAGCTTTCCCATGGCTCTCGGAAGCTTTCCTTGGAGTTGATTCACTGACAAGTCAAGCTCATTAAGAGAAGTCAGATTGCCAATGGCACTAGAAATGTCGCCATGCAGTTGATTCCCAAGAAGTCTGAGAACCTGAAGAGAGCTGAAACTGTACAGCCAATCTGGTATTGAAGAATTTAAATAACTGGATGAAAGATCGAGATGTGTAAGAGAAGTCATGTTCCGAAGGAAATCAGGGATGGGTCCAAGAAAATAATTTCCTGCAAGATCGAGAAAAACTAGGGACTTAAGGTTGGACACCCACCCAACATCCATTTGATTTGTGAAATGGTTAAGGGAAAGGTCAAGGACGGCAAGAGATGACAAATTAACATTTAGCAATGAAGGGCCAGGAAGAAGCTGACAGGCTGACAAATGCAATTCATCCAAAGAAGGGAGTATTGTGTTTATCAGTTGCAACCAGTTGGAAGCTCTGCTAAGGTTCACGCAACTCAAatcaaggtgtttgagtaaggAAAGACCAGACAACCATTGGAGATTCTCAACATACAATAACCTATTGTCTCCAAGCTTGAGAGTTTCAAGATTTGAGAGATTCCCAAGTTGGTAAGGCAAGAGGCCTTCAAATACATTGTTGCTTAAATCCAAGTATCTTAAATGCTTCAATTTTGACAAACAAGGGTTTATCTTACCTATTAGCATTGACATTCCATAAGATTCGAGGTCAGTATATCCATCCCAAGTAGGAACCGAAAGGTTGAGAGAGAGGACGTGGGCAGTCCTTTTGTCACAGACAACTCCAATCCACCTGCAACAATCTGGCTGATGATGAGGATCCCATGATGCAAGTCGATTTGCAGCATCTATTAGGCCTTTTTTGAAGTTCAGAAGTgcttgtttttcattttcaggACAAGCAGTGTTAGAGCTCATTTCATTGCTGAGGTTAACGTCAGCTTTTGCGAGAAGGATGAGAAGAAGAATGATGATGATAGCCatagtttatttaaaacttGGTATAGAAAGGAATTGCATAGGAAAATAAGGATGGGCTTCTATTTATAGATACAATGTGGTCCATTTTAATTAACTGTTACAAAGTCTACTCAATTCCACGGGGACgaaataaagaattataaaatgcGGAAATCGAATGGAAAACGGAATCACGTCTATAAAGTCTGCTCAATTCCACAACTacccaataaaataattgtaatatgGGGAATTAGGTGATAAAAAAGCGTCTCTCAAATCTTTGGCCTGCAATCAACAGGAGACCAGCAGCAGTTCAGCACAACACCAGCAGCAACTCGACTTGAAGTGCAGCATTGGAGCTGAACTTTGTTCCTATGTaactttattttgtttacttgTAATTTGTTCACAAAGTTAATAGGATTAGTTCATAATTTGAGTTGATGTAATTCAAGTTAATATTAGTTATGTATTAGTGGGAGCagttaagtttatatttttcaaattttgaataaaaattaagggtGAATGTTTCAGTTATCATTCTTGCAAAGTTCCTTTCTGTTTTTGCTTTGGTTCTTCtgtcttgttttgttttgtttcctcGTCTTTGTTTGCTGCCAAAGTTCCAACAAAGTATCTATGTGcgtaatatataattttattttttttcacataCTTGCGTtccaaatatataattaaataactaaaaataacataaatacgtgtaatttcaaaataaaaaaatttaatgccTTTCTCACCCTTTTTCTTCAATACTGGTAATTTTTGACAGAAGATAATATATAGAGCGGCTTTTTTTAtaggaaattattattttatttttgtatatgtaatgtattaaaagggtaaaagtataataatgtaatatagaaaaatttatatattttgtttaaatattttttgaagacTCGTGTTTAAACATTTATTtgacttaaaaaaatgaaaatatatattaataagtagTAAAAGTTAAATTGAAGCAGAGTAGAGTTCGGTGGGAATGCATGTTGGATATATCCATGGAGGTGGTAATGGTTTTCAAGATTATACATTCATACTAGAGCGAGGTAAGTGGTGGAGCAAAGCATGCCAATTGTGAAGTAATGGCAGATTTTGAAATATTCGCTCTCACCCCGCTCTATTGTCATCCCTAATTGAAGGGTGTTAAACTAACAAAACTATATGTCTTACTAAAATTGGTTAGTATCTACACgactaataaaatattattttttaaaactaaaattaaatttactaaaaaattaaaataaaatttgaaaaataaagataataaaaatatagttgacaaattttcatatttgatttatGGGTTTAAGCATAAATGTAAAgataactttaatatttttttaataaattggttATAGTTATCGATGACGCGCTTAACAATTAATCTCTTCTTACCTTTTCAATAATCAAGACAACAACCCTATAACGAAACGCTTaggatttaatttattaatagcgtgaaaaactaaaaagacCCAATTCTAACCAATAAATACGCCGG
This genomic window from Gossypium raimondii isolate GPD5lz chromosome 10, ASM2569854v1, whole genome shotgun sequence contains:
- the LOC105778110 gene encoding receptor-like protein EIX2, whose protein sequence is MAIIIILLLILLAKADVNLSNEMSSNTACPENEKQALLNFKKGLIDAANRLASWDPHHQPDCCRWIGVVCDKRTAHVLSLNLSVPTWDGYTDLESYGMSMLIGKINPCLSKLKHLRYLDLSNNVFEGLLPYQLGNLSNLETLKLGDNRLLYVENLQWLSGLSLLKHLDLSCVNLSRASNWLQLINTILPSLDELHLSACQLLPGPSLLNVNLSSLAVLDLSLNHFTNQMDVGWVSNLKSLVFLDLAGNYFLGPIPDFLRNMTSLTHLDLSSSYLNSSIPDWLYSFSSLQVLRLLGNQLHGDISSAIGNLTSLNELDLSVNQLQGKLPRAMGKLCKLRSIYLSGMRLNQDISRILEILSGCSSPRLESLDLASCQLSGQLSDQVGHFKNLTILNLSNNLISGPIPIPYWQLKNLKELCLHDNSISGPISISLGQLANLERVSIFNNLLEGVVSDKHFANHTKLKYFYGSGNSLVLRVNPNWVPPFQILYLDLGSWQIGPSFPLWLRSQKHLEYLDISNSRISDVIPRWFWGLSTQFKHVNLSRNQISGQIPYLPGGPDIFPLVDLSFNNFSGPLPQIPMGPHQYMIDLSNNYFSGSLFHFLCHQWSGTFSTGFLSIANNLLSGEIPDCWIKWQSLQVLRLDGNRFTGKIPSSMGTLSELQSLNLHNNNLHGEIPLSLKNCTNLLAINLGKNELDGNIPRWLGQDLTSLIILILRSNKFGGNIPDHLCALSSLQILDLAENNLFGSMPRCMSNFSAMVRGNGSRDNIIEYIGYNGPPTLESASIVTKDQVLVFDKTLNLVRLVDFSCNNLSGEIPKEVTSLQGLQTLNLSRNHLTGKIPESIGSMKSLESLDLSQNQLSSSIPESMSSMTFLSHLNLSFNKLTGIIPTSSQLQGFNESCYAGNHLCGSPLRGCRGSGKELDVRNEAKEISKGQETNWFYISMPLGFVTGFWCVLGPLVISKRCRILYFRFLEAIWWKVCDFAGKF